Proteins from a single region of Acinonyx jubatus isolate Ajub_Pintada_27869175 chromosome D3, VMU_Ajub_asm_v1.0, whole genome shotgun sequence:
- the HIC2 gene encoding hypermethylated in cancer 2 protein, with protein MVSGPLALRWYAWAGRGDMGPDMELPSHSKQLLLQLNQQRTKGFLCDVIIMVENSIFRAHKNVLAASSIYFKSLVLHDNLINLDTDMVSSTVFQQILDFIYTGKLLPSDQPAEPNFSTLLTAASYLQLPELAALCRRKLKRAGKPFGSGRVSATGMGRPPRSQRLSTASVIQARYPGLMDGRKGAHTPQELPQAKGSDDELFLGGSSQEGVHGLSRAICPTSGEAGLGSCSTNGSSGGCEQELGLDLSKKSPPLPPATPGPPLTPEDPAQLSDSQHGSPLSASAPPVANSASYAELGGTPNEPMDLEGSEDNHLSLLEGPGGQPRKSLRHSARKKEWSKKEPMVGSPFERREAGPKGPCPGEEGEGLGDRVPNGILASSVAGGGPSGPYTEPPYSCKEEEENGKDGSEDSGQSGSEGGSGHAGTHYMYRQEGYETVSYGDNLYVCIPCAKGFPSSEQLNAHVETHTEEELFIKEEGAYETGSGGAEEEAEDLSAPSAAYAAEPRPFKCSVCEKTYKDPATLRQHEKTHWLTRPFPCNICGKMFTQRGTMTRHMRSHLGLKPFACDECGMRFTRQYRLTEHMRVHSGEKPYECQLCGGKFTQQRNLISHLRMHTSPS; from the exons ATGGTTTCTGGGCCCCTGGCACTACG GTGGTACGCGTGGGCAGGGCGAGGGGACATGGGGCCCGACATGGAGCTGCCCAGCCACTCCAAGCAGCTCTTGTTGCAGCTGAACCAGCAGAGGACAAAGGGCTTTCTGTGTGATGTCATCATCATGGTGGAGAACTCCATCTTTCGGGCCCACAAGAATGTTCTGGCTGCCAGCAGCATCTACTTCAAGTCCCTAGTCCTGCACGATAACCTCATCAACCTGGACACGGACATGGTCAGCTCCACGGTGTTCCAGCAGATCCTGGACTTCATCTACACGGGCAAGCTACTGCCCAGCGACCAGCCAGCTGAGCCCAATTTCAGCACTCTCCTCACTGCCGCCAGCTACCTCCAGCTGCCCGAGTTGGCAGCCCTCTGCCGTCGTAAACTCAAGCGAGCCGGCAAGCCCTTTGGCTCTGGACGGGTGAGTGCCACCGGCATGGGGAGGCCTCCCCGCAGCCAGCGGCTGTCCACAGCCTCTGTCATCCAGGCACGGTATCCAGGGCTCATGGACGGACGCAAGGGGGCCCACACCCCCCAGGAGCTCCCCCAGGCCAAAGGCTCGGATGACGAGCTCTTCCTTGGAGGCTCAAGCCAGGAGGGCGTGCATGGCCTGAGCCGGGCCATCTGTCCCACCAGTGGGGAGGCTGGCCTGGGCAGCTGCAGCACCAATGGGAGCAGTGGGGGCTGCGAGCAGGAGCTGGGCCTGGACCTGTCCAAGAagagccctcccctgccccctgctacCCCCGGTCCCCCCCTGACCCCGGAAGACCCGGCCCAGCTGAGTGACAGTCAGCATGGCTCGCCCCTctcagcctctgcccctcctgttgcCAACAGTGCCTCTTATGCTGAGCTGGGGGGCACCCCCAATGAGCCCATGGATCTGGAGGGGTCTGAGGATAACCACCTGAGTCTGCTGGAGGGGCCTGGTGGGCAGCCCCGGAAGAGCCTGCGGCACTCAGCCCGCAAGAAGGAATGGAGCAAGAAGGAGCCTATGGTGGGATCCCCCTTTGAGCGGAGGGAAGCGGGGCCCAAGGGCCCTTGCCCGGGGGAAGAGGGCGAGGGGCTAGGGGACAGGGTTCCCAATGGCATCCTGGCCAGCAGCGTTGCGGGGGGTGGCCCCAGTGGGCCTTACACGGAGCCCCCGTACTCctgcaaggaggaggaggagaatggcaAGGATGGAAGTGAGGACAGCGGGCAGAGTGGGAGCGAGGGGGGCAGTGGCCATGCTGGTACCCACTACATGTACCGGCAGGAGGGCTACGAGACGGTGTCCTATGGGGACAACCTGTATGTGTGCATCCCCTGCGCCAAAGGCTTCCCCAGCTCTGAGCAGCTCAATGCCCACgtggagacacacacagaggaggagcTGTTCATCAAGGAGGAGGGTGCTTACGAGACAGGCAGCGGGGGCGCTGAGGAGGAGGCTGAGGACCTGTCGGCGCCCAGCGCGGCCTATGCTGCTGAGCCCCGGCCCTTCAAGTGCTCCGTCTGCGAGAAGACCTACAAGGACCCTGCCACGTTGCGGCAGCACGAGAAGACACACTGGCTGACTCGGCCCTTCCCCTGCAACATCTGTGGCAAAATGTTCACCCAGCGCGGCACCATGACACGTCACATGCGGAGCCACCTGGGCCTGAAGCCCTTTGCCTGCGATGAGTGTGGCATGCGCTTCACCCGCCAGTACCGCCTCACTGAGCACATGCGCGTGCACTCGGGTGAGAAGCCCTATGAGTGCCAGCTCTGCGGAGGCAAGTTCACCCAGCAGCGCAACCTCATCAGCCACTTGCGCATGCATACTTCCCCCTCCTAG